A genomic region of Pseudomonas sp. KU43P contains the following coding sequences:
- a CDS encoding SDR family oxidoreductase: protein MSKTHLFDLDGKVAFVSGASRGIGEAIAHLLAQQGAHVIVSSRKLEGCQQVADAIIAAGGKATAIACHIGELEQIQQAFAAIREQFGRLDVLVNNAATNPQFCNVLDTDAGAFQKTVDVNIRGYFFMSVEAGKLMRENGGGSIINVASINGVSPGHFQGIYSVTKAAVINMTKVFAKECAAFGIRCNALLPGLTDTKFASALVKNDAILNAALQQIPLKRVADPKEMAGAVLYLASDASSYTTGTALNVDGGYLS from the coding sequence ATGTCCAAGACTCACCTGTTCGACCTCGACGGCAAGGTCGCTTTCGTCTCCGGTGCCAGCCGTGGCATCGGCGAGGCCATTGCCCACCTGCTGGCCCAGCAAGGTGCCCATGTGATCGTCTCCAGCCGCAAGCTCGAAGGCTGCCAGCAAGTGGCCGACGCGATCATTGCCGCCGGCGGCAAGGCCACGGCGATTGCCTGCCACATTGGTGAGCTGGAGCAGATCCAGCAGGCGTTTGCCGCCATCCGCGAACAGTTCGGGCGCCTGGACGTGCTGGTCAACAACGCCGCCACCAACCCGCAGTTCTGCAACGTGCTGGACACCGACGCCGGCGCCTTCCAGAAGACCGTCGACGTCAACATCCGCGGTTACTTCTTCATGTCGGTGGAAGCCGGCAAGCTGATGCGCGAAAACGGCGGCGGCAGCATCATCAACGTAGCCTCGATCAACGGGGTTTCACCGGGCCACTTCCAGGGCATCTATTCGGTGACCAAGGCGGCGGTGATCAACATGACCAAGGTCTTCGCCAAGGAGTGCGCAGCGTTCGGCATCCGCTGCAACGCCCTGCTGCCGGGCCTGACCGACACCAAGTTCGCTTCTGCATTGGTGAAGAACGACGCCATCCTCAACGCAGCATTGCAGCAGATTCCGCTCAAGCGCGTGGCCGACCCCAAGGAAATGGCCGGCGCCGTGCTGTACCTGGCCAGCGATGCGTCCAGCTACACCACCGGCACCGCCCTCAACGTCGACGGTGGCTACCTGTCCTGA
- a CDS encoding phosphotransferase family protein, translating into MTLTDQSTQVRPGEELDAAVIDPYLKAHIPGLDGTPSISQFPGGASNLTYLVAYPGREFVLRRPPFGQKAKSAHDMGREFRILNQLNSGFPYCPKAYVHCTDETLIGGEFYVMERVKGIILRSDIPAELGLDATRTEALCKSFIDRLVELHQVDYNACGLADLGKPEGYVQRQIEGWTSRYEKALTPDAPRWEQVIAWLRDKMPADHPRPGIVHNDYRFDNVILDADNPMRIIGVLDWEMTTLGDPLMDLGNSLAYWIEASDPAPVQLMRRQPSNAPGMLTRRQFVDYYAERAGIRLDNFDYYYCYGLFRLAGIVQQIYYRFYHGQTQDKRFAQFIHMNRLLEQMSLQVIGKSTL; encoded by the coding sequence ATGACGCTCACCGACCAGTCCACCCAGGTACGCCCCGGCGAAGAACTCGACGCGGCCGTCATCGATCCTTACCTCAAGGCCCACATCCCAGGCCTTGACGGCACGCCGAGCATCAGCCAGTTCCCAGGTGGTGCCTCCAACCTGACCTACCTGGTGGCCTACCCGGGCCGCGAGTTCGTGCTGCGTCGCCCGCCGTTCGGCCAGAAAGCCAAGTCGGCCCACGACATGGGGCGCGAGTTCCGCATCCTCAATCAGCTCAACAGCGGCTTCCCCTACTGCCCAAAAGCGTATGTGCACTGCACCGACGAAACCCTGATCGGCGGCGAGTTCTACGTGATGGAACGGGTCAAGGGCATCATCCTGCGCTCGGACATCCCGGCCGAGCTGGGCCTGGATGCCACGCGCACCGAAGCCCTGTGCAAGAGCTTCATCGACCGCCTGGTAGAACTGCACCAGGTCGACTACAACGCCTGCGGCCTGGCTGACCTGGGCAAGCCGGAAGGCTACGTGCAACGCCAGATCGAGGGCTGGACCAGCCGCTACGAAAAAGCCCTGACCCCCGACGCGCCGCGCTGGGAACAGGTCATCGCCTGGCTGCGCGACAAGATGCCCGCCGACCACCCGCGCCCAGGCATCGTTCACAACGACTACCGCTTCGACAACGTGATCCTCGACGCCGACAACCCGATGCGCATCATCGGCGTGCTCGACTGGGAAATGACCACCCTCGGAGACCCGCTGATGGACCTGGGCAACAGCCTGGCCTACTGGATCGAGGCCAGCGACCCGGCGCCGGTGCAATTGATGCGTCGCCAGCCGAGCAACGCCCCGGGCATGCTCACCCGCCGCCAGTTCGTCGACTATTACGCCGAGCGCGCCGGCATTCGCCTGGACAACTTCGATTACTACTATTGCTACGGCCTGTTCCGCCTGGCCGGCATCGTGCAGCAGATCTACTACCGCTTCTACCACGGCCAGACCCAGGACAAACGCTTCGCCCAGTTCATCCACATGAACCGGTTGCTGGAGCAGATGAGCCTGCAGGTCATCGGCAAGTCCACCCTCTGA
- a CDS encoding glycine zipper domain-containing protein — MRLTLPSIALGLLLCQGAFAGDGSAAIGGGLGGALGNVVGQQIGGSTGATIGAGLGGAAAGAVGANKGSRTEAAIGGGLGSAGGSVIGRKVGGSSGSTIGAGLGGAAGSALGNHMGTSSKKHHRHH, encoded by the coding sequence ATGCGTCTGACTTTGCCTTCCATTGCCCTTGGCCTGCTGCTGTGCCAGGGCGCTTTCGCCGGTGACGGCAGCGCCGCCATTGGCGGTGGCCTGGGGGGTGCCCTGGGTAACGTGGTCGGCCAACAAATCGGTGGCAGCACCGGCGCAACCATCGGTGCCGGCTTGGGTGGCGCGGCAGCCGGTGCGGTAGGTGCCAACAAAGGCAGCCGTACCGAAGCGGCCATTGGCGGTGGCCTGGGTTCGGCCGGCGGCTCGGTCATCGGCCGCAAGGTCGGTGGTTCGAGCGGCTCGACCATCGGTGCTGGCCTGGGCGGCGCAGCCGGTAGCGCCCTGGGCAACCACATGGGCACCAGCAGCAAGAAACACCACCGTCACCACTGA
- a CDS encoding GGDEF domain-containing protein, translating into MIAHTPTLFAAVALVATILAFCLLLVGPSNRRNDVWLTGCGLLAHALAYVCYTLYGHAPLWLSYGVGNSLLSLALAFYTASLFRVREQAMPWRLIFIMPAFMLVGLMLLLDTLEPRMLLASLVLMLQCAMILYWARRHVERPGRAHLLLEIGALISLVGLGMRAVAVLGGTAVEMRYDTSNLKQSISVAIGTVTVMMYSIGLVLMAKERSETRLQHLALRDVLTGTFNRRAILERFAVALDCARGEQSHLAVAMIDIDHFKRINDVYGHLAGDEVLCHCVRQLQQRMREGDSMGRYGGEEFLLLLPHADRDCALQALHALREAIATSPAHFAGDEIALRFSVGLWCGVPGPHDSTSSLLAQADAALYQAKAAGRNAVRMAALVGAG; encoded by the coding sequence ATGATCGCCCATACCCCCACACTGTTCGCCGCCGTTGCCCTGGTGGCGACCATCCTCGCCTTCTGCCTGTTGCTGGTTGGCCCGTCCAATCGCCGCAACGACGTGTGGCTGACCGGCTGCGGGCTGCTTGCCCATGCCTTGGCCTACGTCTGCTACACCCTGTATGGCCATGCACCGCTGTGGCTCAGCTATGGCGTGGGCAACAGCCTGTTGTCGCTGGCGCTGGCATTTTATACGGCGAGCCTGTTCCGGGTGCGCGAGCAGGCCATGCCCTGGCGGCTGATTTTCATCATGCCGGCGTTCATGCTGGTGGGCCTGATGCTGCTGCTCGATACCCTGGAGCCGCGCATGCTGCTGGCCAGCCTGGTGCTGATGCTGCAGTGCGCGATGATCCTGTACTGGGCGCGGCGCCACGTGGAGCGGCCGGGCAGGGCGCACCTGCTGCTGGAGATCGGCGCCTTGATCAGCCTGGTCGGCCTGGGTATGCGCGCCGTGGCGGTGCTCGGCGGTACCGCGGTGGAGATGCGTTACGACACCAGCAACCTCAAGCAGAGCATTTCCGTGGCCATCGGCACGGTCACGGTGATGATGTACTCCATCGGCCTGGTGCTGATGGCCAAGGAACGCAGCGAAACGCGCCTGCAGCACCTGGCTTTGCGCGACGTGCTGACCGGCACCTTCAACCGTCGGGCGATTCTCGAACGCTTTGCCGTGGCACTGGACTGTGCCCGTGGTGAGCAGAGCCACCTGGCCGTGGCCATGATCGACATCGACCACTTCAAGCGCATCAACGATGTGTACGGCCACTTAGCCGGTGACGAGGTGCTGTGCCATTGCGTGCGCCAGCTGCAGCAGCGCATGCGCGAGGGCGACAGCATGGGCCGTTACGGTGGCGAGGAGTTTCTATTGCTGTTGCCCCACGCCGACCGGGACTGCGCCCTGCAGGCGCTGCATGCCTTGCGCGAGGCCATCGCCACGAGCCCTGCGCATTTCGCCGGTGACGAGATTGCACTGCGTTTCAGTGTGGGGCTGTGGTGCGGTGTGCCTGGCCCCCACGACAGCACCTCGAGCCTGCTGGCCCAGGCTGATGCGGCGCTCTACCAGGCCAAGGCGGCAGGACGCAATGCGGTGCGCATGGCGGCGTTGGTCGGGGCCGGATGA
- a CDS encoding histidine phosphatase family protein codes for MGNLYLIRHGQASFGADDYDVLSPVGIRQSQALGEHMAQLGLRLDRCVAGDLRRQQDTARLALETLHGNGCATPAIETDPAFNEFDADGVIRALLPSLLAEEPNARDILRNGAHNRSEFQRLFALMVQRWHAGEHADDGLETWQAFTSRVEAGLQRVLDSAGSGDNIAVFTSGGTIAALLHLVTGITPSQAFALNWQIINTSLSQLKFRGRDVALASFNSQAHVQLLKVPELITYR; via the coding sequence GTGGGCAACCTCTACCTGATCCGACATGGCCAAGCCTCCTTCGGTGCCGATGACTATGACGTCCTGTCGCCGGTAGGCATTCGCCAGAGCCAAGCACTGGGCGAACACATGGCCCAGCTTGGCCTGCGCCTGGATCGCTGTGTGGCGGGTGACCTGCGCCGCCAGCAGGATACTGCCCGGCTGGCGCTGGAAACATTACACGGCAACGGCTGCGCAACACCGGCCATTGAGACAGACCCGGCATTCAATGAGTTCGACGCCGATGGAGTAATCCGTGCGTTGCTGCCCAGCCTGCTGGCCGAAGAGCCGAACGCCCGCGATATCCTGCGCAATGGCGCGCATAACCGCAGCGAGTTCCAGCGCCTGTTCGCCCTGATGGTACAGCGCTGGCACGCTGGCGAGCATGCCGATGACGGCTTGGAGACCTGGCAGGCATTTACCTCGCGGGTCGAGGCCGGCTTGCAGCGTGTGCTGGACAGTGCTGGCAGTGGCGACAACATCGCCGTGTTCACCTCGGGAGGTACCATTGCCGCCCTGCTCCACCTGGTTACCGGAATTACCCCCAGCCAAGCCTTCGCACTGAACTGGCAGATCATCAACACGTCGCTCAGCCAACTGAAGTTTCGCGGCCGCGACGTGGCACTGGCCTCCTTCAACAGCCAAGCCCATGTGCAACTGTTGAAGGTGCCGGAACTCATCACCTATAGATGA
- a CDS encoding SCP2 sterol-binding domain-containing protein produces MSDVAKAVEAMKAKFNPAAAAGLDLVFGFNITDENKHYSLIVKDGTCDLQEGENPDANCTLVMDSETLKGIVSGETDGMQAFMGGKLRVEGDMMLSMKLSELFPS; encoded by the coding sequence ATGAGCGATGTAGCTAAAGCCGTCGAAGCGATGAAAGCAAAGTTCAATCCCGCCGCTGCTGCCGGCCTGGACCTGGTGTTCGGCTTCAACATCACCGACGAAAACAAGCACTACTCCCTGATCGTCAAGGACGGCACCTGCGACCTGCAGGAAGGTGAAAACCCGGATGCCAACTGCACCCTGGTCATGGACAGCGAAACCCTCAAGGGCATCGTCAGCGGCGAAACCGACGGCATGCAGGCCTTCATGGGCGGCAAGCTGCGCGTTGAAGGCGACATGATGCTGTCGATGAAACTCAGCGAGCTGTTCCCTTCCTGA
- a CDS encoding SLC13 family permease: MKEHPRLMNQELLWVLGLLAVVVVLFVINRPRMDVVALMVILALPLSGILTIEQALAGFSDPNVVLIAALFVIGEGLVRTGIAYRIGEWMSERAGNSEARLLVLLMVSVAGLGSVMSSTGVVAIFIPVVLSIAARLKIPPSRLMMPLSFAGLISGMLSLVATPPNVVVHSELVRHGLPGFSFFSFTPFGLVVLVLGVGYMLLTRNWLNGEVRKDGRVETRRTLLDLVLAYKLNGRERRLRIRPQSPLIGHTLGELELRTRHGANVIGIERQHKFTTRVIAADSSTVLHQGDVLLLDLFANRDDLRSLCQTMQLEPLHFKAAYFIDQSQELGMAEVSLPPGSKLIGKSILEIAFRTRYDLNVVGLRRDQAAIEEQLVEEKLRLGDTLLVVGPWKAVRLLQSQPKDFLVLSLPAEIDQVAPARTRAPYALISLAVMVGLMVSGAVPNVIAALIGCLLMGAGRCIDMNSAYRAIHWQSLVLIVGMLPFAQALQKTGGIDLAVGGLVSLLGGAGPIAMLACLFMVTAVIGLFISNTATAVLMAPVAISTATQLGLSPYPFAMTVALAASAAFMTPVSSPVNTLVLGPGQYRFADFVKVGVPFTLLVMVVTVLMVPWFFGL, from the coding sequence GTGAAGGAACATCCCCGCCTCATGAACCAGGAATTGCTCTGGGTCCTCGGCCTGCTGGCCGTCGTCGTCGTCCTCTTCGTCATCAATCGCCCGCGCATGGACGTGGTCGCCCTGATGGTCATCCTCGCCCTGCCCTTGTCGGGCATCCTTACCATCGAACAAGCCCTGGCTGGCTTCAGCGACCCCAACGTGGTGCTGATCGCCGCGCTGTTCGTGATCGGCGAAGGGCTGGTGCGCACCGGCATCGCCTACCGCATCGGCGAATGGATGAGTGAACGTGCCGGCAACAGCGAGGCACGCCTGCTGGTATTGCTGATGGTGTCGGTGGCCGGGCTGGGCTCGGTGATGAGCTCCACCGGTGTGGTGGCAATCTTCATTCCGGTGGTCCTGAGCATCGCCGCGCGCCTGAAGATTCCCCCCAGCCGGCTGATGATGCCCTTGAGCTTCGCCGGCCTGATCAGCGGCATGCTCAGCCTGGTGGCAACACCGCCCAACGTGGTGGTGCACAGCGAACTGGTGCGCCATGGCTTGCCAGGTTTCAGCTTCTTCAGTTTCACCCCGTTCGGCCTGGTGGTGCTGGTACTGGGCGTCGGCTACATGCTCCTGACCCGCAATTGGCTCAACGGCGAAGTGCGCAAGGACGGCCGCGTGGAAACCCGCCGCACCCTGCTGGACCTGGTGCTCGCCTACAAACTCAATGGCCGCGAGCGGCGCCTGCGTATCCGCCCGCAGTCGCCCCTGATCGGCCATACCCTCGGCGAGCTGGAGCTGCGCACCCGGCATGGCGCCAACGTGATCGGCATCGAGCGCCAGCACAAGTTCACCACCCGGGTGATCGCTGCCGACTCCAGCACCGTGCTACACCAGGGCGATGTACTGCTGCTCGACCTGTTCGCCAATCGCGACGACTTGCGCAGCCTGTGCCAGACCATGCAACTGGAGCCGCTGCACTTCAAGGCGGCCTACTTCATCGACCAGTCCCAGGAGCTGGGCATGGCGGAAGTTTCGCTGCCGCCGGGCTCCAAGCTGATCGGCAAGAGCATCCTCGAAATAGCCTTCCGCACGCGCTATGACCTCAACGTGGTCGGCCTGCGCCGAGACCAGGCAGCCATCGAGGAGCAACTGGTGGAAGAGAAACTGCGCCTGGGTGACACCCTGCTGGTGGTCGGCCCGTGGAAGGCGGTGCGCCTGCTGCAAAGCCAGCCCAAAGACTTCCTGGTACTGAGCCTGCCCGCCGAGATCGACCAGGTCGCCCCAGCCCGTACCCGCGCGCCCTATGCCTTGATCAGCCTGGCGGTGATGGTCGGGCTGATGGTCAGCGGCGCGGTGCCCAATGTCATCGCCGCGCTGATCGGCTGCCTGTTGATGGGCGCCGGGCGCTGCATCGACATGAACAGTGCCTACCGCGCCATCCACTGGCAGAGCCTGGTGCTGATCGTGGGCATGCTGCCCTTCGCCCAGGCCCTGCAGAAGACCGGAGGCATCGACCTGGCAGTAGGGGGCCTGGTCAGCCTGCTGGGCGGCGCCGGGCCGATCGCCATGCTGGCCTGCCTGTTCATGGTCACGGCGGTGATCGGCCTGTTCATCTCCAATACCGCCACCGCCGTACTGATGGCACCGGTGGCGATCAGCACCGCGACACAACTTGGCCTGTCGCCCTACCCGTTCGCCATGACCGTGGCCCTGGCAGCATCGGCGGCGTTCATGACACCGGTGTCTTCCCCCGTGAACACCTTGGTGCTGGGCCCTGGGCAGTACCGCTTTGCCGACTTCGTCAAGGTGGGCGTGCCGTTCACCTTGCTGGTGATGGTGGTGACCGTACTGATGGTGCCGTGGTTCTTCGGCTTGTAG
- a CDS encoding LysR family transcriptional regulator: MALDMLREIQAFVSVAHKRSFVAAARALGRSPSAITRAVQTLEDNTGCKLLIRNANTVTLSEAGERLLPHAERLLDVQRDATDELAALTGSAQGWIRFAVPQLLGEHVLPGMLAAFSRRHPQVTLDVQYRDEAIDPLLGKLDFVVRGAFAQSSELIGYPLWRYRRHLYASPEYLARAGTPHEPEQLADHALILHTAPRILKAWHFCRDGHITSMRPHPRLRLSAGDAVYHSTLAGAGIARLADWVGEAQVRAGRLVRVCPQYRLTSSTGQDPQMHAVYPAGELPARVRELLLALRQAGEAAIEQPS, from the coding sequence ATGGCATTGGACATGCTGCGCGAAATCCAGGCATTCGTCAGCGTTGCGCACAAGCGCAGCTTCGTCGCCGCGGCACGCGCCTTGGGCCGCTCACCCAGCGCCATTACCCGCGCGGTACAAACCCTGGAAGACAACACCGGGTGCAAGCTGCTCATCCGCAACGCCAACACCGTCACCCTCAGCGAAGCCGGCGAACGCCTGCTGCCACATGCCGAGCGCTTGCTGGATGTGCAACGCGATGCCACCGATGAACTGGCCGCGCTCACGGGCAGCGCCCAGGGCTGGATCCGCTTTGCTGTGCCGCAACTGCTCGGCGAGCATGTGCTGCCCGGCATGCTGGCAGCCTTTTCCCGGCGCCACCCGCAGGTGACCCTGGACGTGCAGTACCGTGACGAGGCCATCGACCCGTTGCTGGGCAAGCTCGATTTCGTGGTGCGCGGCGCGTTTGCGCAATCGAGCGAACTGATCGGCTACCCCCTGTGGCGCTACCGCCGGCATCTCTACGCCAGCCCTGAATACCTGGCCCGCGCCGGCACACCGCACGAGCCCGAACAGCTGGCCGACCACGCGCTGATCCTGCACACCGCGCCCCGTATTCTCAAGGCCTGGCACTTCTGCCGCGATGGCCACATCACCAGCATGCGCCCGCACCCCCGCTTGCGCTTGAGCGCGGGCGATGCGGTGTATCACAGCACCCTGGCCGGCGCCGGCATTGCCCGCCTGGCGGACTGGGTAGGCGAAGCCCAGGTACGGGCCGGGCGCCTGGTGCGGGTATGCCCGCAGTACCGGCTGACGTCCAGCACCGGGCAGGACCCACAGATGCACGCGGTGTACCCCGCAGGTGAGCTACCAGCGCGTGTGCGCGAACTGTTGCTGGCCTTGCGCCAGGCCGGTGAGGCGGCCATTGAACAGCCCTCATAA
- a CDS encoding class I SAM-dependent methyltransferase encodes MDRSQQLNRDSWDERAPLHAASKDYEVERLVGQPEHLSETVRFDLPRLGDIQGLRTVHLQCHIGTDTLSLARLGAQVCGLDYSAASLLEARRLAERCGTAIDYVQADVYEADRVLPAGSFDLVYTGIGALCWLPGIEPWARAVAALLKPGGRLFLRDGHPMLMAVNEDHQDRLQLEYPYFEHEAPTVWHTDQTYVDSDQRLTRTETHEWNHGLGEVISALLAHGLQLTGLVEHQSLPWEALPGQMDKGADGEWRLRHAPQRLPLSYTLQAIKA; translated from the coding sequence ATGGATCGATCACAGCAACTGAACCGTGACAGTTGGGATGAGCGGGCGCCGCTGCACGCGGCTTCGAAGGACTATGAAGTCGAGCGCCTGGTCGGCCAGCCTGAGCACCTGTCCGAAACCGTCCGTTTCGACCTGCCGCGTCTTGGCGACATTCAGGGCCTGCGCACGGTCCATCTGCAATGCCACATCGGCACCGACACCCTGTCGCTGGCGCGGCTGGGCGCCCAGGTCTGCGGCCTGGACTACTCCGCCGCCTCGCTGCTCGAAGCCAGGCGTCTGGCCGAGCGCTGCGGCACGGCTATCGATTATGTGCAGGCCGACGTCTACGAAGCTGACCGAGTCTTGCCCGCCGGTAGTTTCGACCTGGTCTACACCGGCATCGGCGCGCTGTGCTGGCTGCCGGGCATCGAGCCCTGGGCCCGCGCCGTGGCAGCCTTGCTCAAACCGGGTGGCCGCTTGTTCCTGCGCGATGGGCACCCGATGCTGATGGCCGTCAATGAAGACCACCAGGACCGGCTGCAACTGGAGTATCCGTACTTCGAGCACGAAGCACCGACGGTATGGCACACCGACCAGACCTACGTCGACAGCGACCAACGCCTGACCCGGACCGAAACCCACGAATGGAACCACGGGTTGGGTGAGGTCATCAGCGCCTTGCTCGCCCACGGCCTGCAACTGACCGGCCTGGTCGAGCACCAGAGCCTACCCTGGGAGGCGTTGCCGGGGCAGATGGACAAGGGCGCCGATGGCGAATGGCGGTTGCGCCATGCGCCCCAGCGCCTGCCGCTGAGCTACACCCTGCAGGCAATCAAGGCCTGA
- a CDS encoding diguanylate cyclase, which produces MSVEPMVFPAQSRLLPYLALFGLTFALTLAGILARPIESLSLFWPVNAVLAGVLLRYPRQAGVVGFSLVWLAMVTADLACGSAWAPALWFNLCNLGVVVTVWLLLARLPRLHRRMRSPYGVLSVFGACAAGATVAASLACVMAAPWFEQSLRATWLAWFSEQFSTSVLVLPVMLTAPSARALLRSNQAIRLAPLLVLLVSLALSIGFGGPGAIAFPIAALLWCAWTYSPFLVSLLTLTAGSTLIVAVAQNLMHFSVPQSEPGVTTLMSARLGIAMLVLGPLVVACVSQANRSLLARLAHQATVDHLTGVLTRSAFTRRANALLDSRQQHAQAVPLTLMMLDIDHFKSINDRHGHAVGDQVLRQFARTLQDQLHEGELLARMGGEEFVVILPGLAPDRAKFTAERLRRAVQDLHLAQGDARLQITVSIGLDGCDADTVAPSLDTLMARADQALYRAKAHGRNRVEQAEAQRHVV; this is translated from the coding sequence TTGTCGGTCGAGCCTATGGTTTTTCCAGCACAATCGCGCCTGTTGCCCTACCTTGCACTGTTCGGGCTAACCTTTGCCCTGACGTTGGCCGGTATCCTGGCCCGGCCAATCGAGTCCCTGTCTCTGTTCTGGCCCGTGAATGCGGTGCTGGCCGGTGTTCTGTTGCGCTATCCGCGGCAGGCCGGGGTCGTCGGCTTCAGCCTGGTCTGGCTGGCCATGGTCACTGCCGACCTGGCCTGCGGCAGCGCCTGGGCGCCTGCCTTATGGTTCAACCTGTGCAACCTGGGGGTGGTGGTAACGGTATGGCTGCTGCTGGCGCGCTTGCCCCGCCTGCACCGGCGCATGCGCAGCCCATATGGCGTGCTCAGCGTCTTCGGCGCCTGCGCCGCGGGTGCCACGGTAGCGGCCAGCCTGGCCTGCGTGATGGCCGCACCGTGGTTCGAACAATCGCTGCGCGCGACCTGGCTGGCCTGGTTCAGCGAACAGTTCTCGACCAGCGTGCTCGTGCTGCCGGTGATGCTAACGGCCCCTTCAGCCCGCGCACTGCTGCGCAGCAACCAGGCGATCCGCCTGGCGCCGTTGCTGGTGCTACTGGTCTCGCTGGCACTGAGTATCGGCTTTGGCGGGCCCGGCGCCATTGCCTTCCCGATCGCCGCCCTGCTCTGGTGCGCCTGGACCTACTCCCCCTTTCTGGTCTCGCTGCTCACACTCACCGCCGGCAGCACACTGATCGTCGCCGTGGCACAGAATCTCATGCACTTCAGCGTGCCGCAGAGCGAGCCGGGGGTCACCACGCTGATGTCGGCGCGCCTGGGCATTGCCATGCTGGTGCTCGGCCCGCTGGTGGTCGCGTGCGTCAGCCAGGCCAACCGCAGCCTGTTGGCGCGCCTGGCGCACCAGGCCACCGTCGACCACCTGACCGGCGTGCTCACCCGCAGCGCCTTTACCCGCCGCGCCAACGCCCTGCTCGACAGCCGTCAGCAGCATGCCCAAGCCGTACCGCTGACCCTGATGATGCTCGACATCGACCATTTCAAATCGATCAACGATCGCCACGGCCATGCCGTGGGCGACCAGGTGCTGCGCCAATTTGCCCGCACCCTGCAAGACCAGCTGCACGAGGGCGAGCTGCTGGCGCGCATGGGCGGTGAAGAATTCGTGGTGATACTGCCGGGCCTGGCGCCGGACCGCGCCAAGTTCACCGCCGAACGCCTGCGCCGCGCCGTGCAGGATCTGCACTTGGCACAAGGCGATGCGCGCCTGCAGATTACCGTGAGCATCGGCCTGGACGGCTGCGACGCCGACACCGTGGCACCCTCGCTGGATACCTTGATGGCCCGCGCCGATCAGGCCCTGTACCGGGCCAAGGCCCACGGGCGCAACCGGGTCGAACAGGCCGAGGCCCAGCGCCATGTGGTCTGA
- a CDS encoding sulfite exporter TauE/SafE family protein, which translates to MMDIAVLSLFAFAAGLIDAAVGGGGLIQIPALFNVLPTAQPAALLGSNKLASVCGTAFAARSFIRKVTLDWGLIVPAAISAFVMSFAGAATVSLVPPSVMRPAVLVLIVLMAIYTFCKKDFGTLHTPAKIGRKEQCLAVLIGGAIGFYDGLFGPGTGSFLIFLFIRFFALDFLHASASAKVVNIATNLAALVFFVPSGNVLYAIALPMAACNVLGALTGTWLAVRKGAGFVRGLFLVLLCVLIAKLSWDLLAG; encoded by the coding sequence ATGATGGATATCGCCGTACTTTCCCTGTTCGCCTTTGCCGCCGGCTTGATCGATGCCGCCGTGGGCGGTGGTGGGCTGATCCAGATCCCGGCGCTGTTCAATGTGCTGCCCACGGCGCAGCCGGCGGCGTTGCTGGGCAGCAACAAGCTGGCGTCGGTATGCGGCACGGCATTCGCCGCGCGCTCGTTCATCCGCAAGGTGACCCTGGACTGGGGCCTGATCGTGCCGGCAGCAATCAGCGCCTTCGTCATGTCGTTCGCGGGCGCGGCCACGGTGTCGCTGGTGCCGCCCAGCGTGATGCGCCCGGCGGTGCTGGTGCTGATCGTGCTGATGGCGATCTACACCTTCTGCAAGAAGGACTTCGGCACCTTGCACACGCCTGCCAAGATCGGCCGCAAGGAGCAGTGCCTGGCGGTGCTGATCGGTGGCGCCATCGGCTTCTACGACGGCCTGTTCGGGCCAGGCACCGGCAGCTTCCTGATCTTCCTGTTCATCCGCTTCTTCGCCCTGGACTTCCTGCACGCCTCGGCCTCGGCCAAGGTGGTGAATATCGCCACCAACCTCGCGGCGCTGGTGTTCTTCGTGCCGTCCGGCAATGTGCTGTACGCCATCGCTTTGCCGATGGCAGCGTGCAATGTTCTCGGCGCCCTGACCGGCACCTGGCTGGCAGTGCGCAAAGGCGCCGGTTTTGTTCGCGGGTTGTTCCTGGTGCTGCTGTGCGTGCTGATCGCCAAGCTGTCCTGGGACTTGCTGGCCGGCTGA